A single genomic interval of Aegicerativicinus sediminis harbors:
- a CDS encoding ribonucleoside-diphosphate reductase subunit alpha, whose amino-acid sequence MYVVKRDGRKEPVMFDKITARVRKLCYGLNSLVDPVKVAMRVIEGLYDGVTTSELDNLAAEIAATLTTAHPDYARLAARISVSNLHKNTKKTFSEVMTDLYTYVNPRTGKEAPLLADDVYEIIMKNKELLDSTIIYNRDFGYDYFGFKTLERSYLLKINGNIAERPQHMLMRVAVGIHLDDMEAVVETYELMSKKYFTHATPTLFNSGTPKPQMSSCFLLTMKEDSIDGIYDTLKQTAKISQSAGGIGLAIHDVRATGSYIAGTNGTSNGIVPMLRVFNDTARYVDQGGGKRKGSFAIYIETWHADIFDFLDLKKNHGKEEMRARDLFYAMWISDLFMKRVQEDGTWTLMCPNECPGLSEAYGEEFEALYARYEEAGKGRKTIKARELWEKILESQIETGTPYMLYKDSANRKSNQKNLGTIKSSNLCTEILEYTSPDEVAVCNLASIALPMFVKNGQFDHKELFKITKRVTKNLNRVIDRNYYPIQEAENSNFRHRPIGLGVQGLADTFIAMRMPFTSDEAKTLNQEIFETLYFAAVTASMEEAKKDGPYQTFKGSPISEGEFQHNLWGIKDEELSGRWDWAKLRKDVKKHGVRNSLLVAPMPTASTSQILGNNECFEPYTSNIYTRRVLSGEFIVVNKHLLEDLVALGLWNEELKQDIMRANGSIQHIDIIPEEIKELYKTVWELSMKDIIDMSRHRGYFIDQSQSLNLFMEGATMAKLTSMHFYAWKSGLKTGMYYLRTKSAVDAIKFTLDNSKKAEPVAENEEVDKMVINIQKEKAAQTATKFAAQTTKGVEVEPMSAEEMKALIAQAKASEGGDDCLMCGS is encoded by the coding sequence ATGTATGTAGTAAAAAGAGACGGTCGAAAGGAACCTGTGATGTTCGACAAAATCACCGCAAGAGTGAGAAAACTATGTTATGGTTTAAATTCATTAGTTGACCCAGTAAAAGTGGCAATGAGAGTTATTGAAGGTCTTTATGATGGGGTAACCACGAGCGAGTTGGATAACTTGGCAGCTGAGATTGCTGCTACATTAACAACTGCGCATCCAGATTATGCCCGTTTGGCTGCTCGAATTTCGGTTTCTAACCTTCACAAGAACACTAAAAAGACGTTTAGTGAGGTTATGACTGATTTATATACATATGTTAATCCAAGAACAGGTAAAGAAGCGCCTCTTTTGGCTGATGATGTTTATGAAATTATAATGAAAAATAAGGAGTTGTTGGACTCCACAATTATCTATAATCGTGATTTTGGTTATGATTATTTTGGATTTAAAACATTAGAACGATCATACCTCCTTAAGATTAATGGTAATATAGCTGAACGCCCTCAGCACATGTTGATGCGCGTTGCAGTTGGGATACATTTAGATGATATGGAAGCGGTTGTTGAGACCTATGAACTTATGTCTAAAAAGTATTTTACACATGCTACGCCAACACTATTTAACTCTGGTACGCCTAAACCACAAATGTCTTCTTGTTTTCTTCTAACTATGAAGGAGGATAGTATAGATGGTATTTACGATACATTAAAACAAACTGCAAAAATATCCCAATCAGCCGGTGGAATCGGTTTAGCAATCCATGATGTCAGGGCTACCGGTAGCTATATTGCTGGTACCAATGGTACCTCAAATGGTATAGTGCCAATGCTTCGTGTTTTCAATGATACAGCTAGGTATGTCGATCAAGGAGGCGGAAAGCGTAAGGGTAGTTTTGCAATCTATATTGAAACTTGGCATGCCGATATTTTTGATTTTCTCGACCTTAAGAAGAACCACGGTAAGGAAGAAATGCGTGCAAGGGATTTGTTCTACGCAATGTGGATTTCCGATTTGTTTATGAAACGCGTTCAGGAAGATGGTACTTGGACATTAATGTGTCCAAATGAATGCCCTGGATTAAGTGAAGCGTATGGAGAAGAGTTCGAAGCTTTATATGCCAGGTACGAAGAAGCCGGAAAAGGTAGAAAGACCATTAAGGCAAGGGAGTTGTGGGAAAAAATATTAGAATCCCAAATTGAAACTGGTACACCATACATGTTGTACAAGGATTCAGCTAATAGAAAATCGAACCAAAAGAATCTTGGTACCATAAAGTCTTCAAATCTTTGCACCGAGATTTTGGAATATACTTCACCAGATGAGGTTGCCGTTTGTAATTTGGCGTCCATCGCTTTACCAATGTTTGTAAAAAATGGGCAGTTCGATCATAAAGAATTATTTAAGATTACTAAAAGGGTAACAAAAAACTTAAACAGAGTAATTGATAGAAATTACTATCCGATCCAAGAGGCAGAAAATTCTAACTTTAGACATCGCCCTATTGGTTTAGGAGTACAAGGTTTGGCAGATACATTTATTGCCATGCGTATGCCGTTTACTTCCGATGAAGCTAAAACCTTGAACCAGGAAATTTTTGAAACGTTATATTTTGCTGCAGTTACTGCATCCATGGAGGAAGCTAAAAAAGATGGTCCATACCAGACCTTCAAAGGGTCTCCAATAAGCGAAGGGGAGTTTCAACATAACCTTTGGGGAATTAAAGACGAAGAACTTAGTGGTCGTTGGGACTGGGCCAAGTTGAGGAAGGATGTTAAGAAACATGGGGTTAGAAATTCCCTTTTGGTAGCACCTATGCCAACAGCAAGTACGTCTCAGATTTTAGGGAATAATGAGTGTTTTGAGCCTTATACTTCAAATATTTATACAAGACGTGTGCTTTCAGGTGAATTTATTGTTGTGAATAAGCATTTACTTGAAGATTTAGTAGCCCTTGGATTATGGAACGAAGAGTTGAAGCAGGATATCATGAGAGCTAATGGATCTATTCAACATATCGACATTATTCCTGAAGAAATTAAAGAATTGTATAAAACTGTTTGGGAACTAAGTATGAAAGACATTATTGATATGTCTAGGCATAGGGGATATTTCATCGACCAATCACAATCTCTTAATTTATTTATGGAAGGTGCTACTATGGCTAAATTGACATCTATGCATTTCTATGCGTGGAAGAGTGGATTGAAAACGGGTATGTATTACTTAAGAACCAAAAGTGCTGTTGATGCCATTAAATTCACCTTAGACAATTCCAAAAAAGCCGAACCTGTTGCTGAGAATGAGGAGGTAGATAAGATGGTTATCAATATTCAAAAAGAAAAGGCCGCGCAAACTGCGACAAAATTTGCCGCCCAAACAACAAAAGGTGTGGAGGTAGAGCCTATGTCTGCAGAAGAAATGAAAGCCTTAATTGCGCAAGCTAAAGCATCCGAAGGTGGTGATGACTGCCTAATGTGCGGATCATAA
- a CDS encoding ribonucleotide-diphosphate reductase subunit beta has protein sequence MSDFVEPILRENKDRFVIFPIQHHDIWEWYKKSEASFWTAEEIDLHQDLTDWNSKLNDDEQYFIKHILAFFAASDGIVNENLAENFVNEVQYSEAKFFYGFQIMMENIHSETYSLLIDTYVKDEKEKDILFNAIENFPAIQKKAEWALKWIESPSFAERLIAFAAVEGIFFSGAFCSIFWLKKRGLMPGLTFSNELISRDEGVHCDFAVHLHNNHLEQKVSKERITEILTNALDIEREFITESLPVSLIGMNANLMAQYLEFVTDRLLTELNCDKVYNTANPFDFMDMISLQGKTNFFEKRVSEYQKAGVLNKEEEKDKFSFDADF, from the coding sequence ATGTCTGATTTTGTAGAACCGATACTTCGTGAAAATAAGGATCGATTTGTTATTTTTCCAATTCAACACCATGATATTTGGGAGTGGTATAAAAAATCTGAGGCTAGTTTTTGGACTGCCGAAGAGATAGATTTGCACCAAGATTTAACCGATTGGAATAGTAAACTCAATGACGACGAGCAATATTTCATTAAACATATATTAGCCTTTTTTGCCGCAAGCGATGGAATAGTTAATGAAAATCTGGCTGAGAATTTCGTGAATGAAGTACAATATAGCGAAGCCAAATTTTTCTACGGATTCCAAATAATGATGGAAAATATCCATAGCGAAACTTATTCGTTGTTAATAGACACTTACGTTAAAGATGAAAAGGAAAAGGATATTCTTTTCAATGCTATCGAAAATTTCCCTGCCATCCAGAAGAAAGCTGAATGGGCCTTAAAGTGGATAGAATCTCCAAGCTTTGCTGAGCGTCTTATTGCTTTTGCAGCGGTGGAGGGAATATTCTTTTCAGGAGCTTTCTGTTCCATCTTTTGGCTTAAGAAGCGTGGTCTTATGCCGGGCTTAACCTTCTCTAACGAATTAATCTCTAGAGATGAAGGTGTCCACTGCGACTTTGCCGTGCACCTGCACAACAATCACTTAGAACAAAAAGTTTCTAAAGAACGAATCACCGAAATCCTTACAAATGCCCTCGATATAGAGCGAGAGTTCATTACAGAATCTCTCCCTGTCAGCCTTATCGGTATGAATGCCAATCTTATGGCCCAATACCTTGAATTTGTTACCGATAGATTGCTAACCGAATTGAATTGTGATAAAGTATATAATACTGCCAATCCATTCGATTTTATGGACATGATTTCTCTTCAAGGAAAAACCAATTTCTTTGAGAAGAGAGTTTCCGAGTACCAAAAAGCTGGCGTTCTTAATAAAGAAGAAGAGAAGGACAAGTTCAGTTTCGACGCAGATTTTTAA
- a CDS encoding LytR/AlgR family response regulator transcription factor, whose product MISAVIVDDEPKAILGLEWELKKYSDHVKVVKTFSDPEEALKYLSINQPDCLFLDIQMPTIDGFSFLEKLGEHEMAVIITTAYNEYAMKALKNEAIDYLLKPIDTDDLHDTLHKVQKHKDRLDNASKLENILTEFNDRLNHKKIVINADGQMYFLNPDTILYAESDGNYCTIFIEQQPKIVVTKKLKEIHSLLPESNFFRIHNSYVVNLNKIRSYVKNDGYVLLSNNQKIPVARQRKSKFLEKL is encoded by the coding sequence ATGATAAGCGCTGTTATAGTAGATGATGAGCCAAAGGCAATTTTAGGCCTAGAATGGGAATTGAAAAAATATAGTGACCACGTTAAAGTGGTTAAAACTTTTTCAGATCCAGAAGAAGCTTTAAAATACCTAAGTATTAACCAGCCGGACTGTCTTTTTCTCGACATCCAAATGCCAACTATAGATGGTTTCAGTTTCTTGGAAAAATTAGGGGAACATGAAATGGCTGTAATAATCACAACTGCCTATAACGAATACGCAATGAAAGCCTTAAAAAATGAGGCCATTGATTATCTGTTAAAACCAATTGACACTGACGACCTTCACGACACTCTACACAAAGTACAAAAACACAAAGATCGACTTGATAATGCTAGTAAATTGGAGAATATCTTAACGGAATTTAATGACCGATTAAACCATAAAAAGATTGTTATCAACGCTGATGGGCAGATGTATTTTTTGAATCCCGACACTATCCTATATGCCGAATCGGATGGGAATTATTGCACCATTTTTATAGAACAACAACCAAAAATTGTGGTTACCAAAAAACTTAAGGAAATCCATAGTCTTCTACCAGAAAGTAATTTTTTTAGAATTCACAATTCCTATGTGGTTAACCTCAATAAAATAAGATCTTATGTTAAGAATGACGGCTATGTTTTGTTGTCGAACAATCAAAAGATTCCAGTGGCAAGACAACGGAAATCTAAATTTTTGGAAAAACTTTAA
- a CDS encoding tetratricopeptide repeat-containing sensor histidine kinase, with the protein MQILKSYRKLNKLLTIAFILASYQFGIAQDQKTSETEVIIKRVLDERPSDVGTLDTIFRPIARDSVAVKRLIEKSQQDQYPLGEGYGFNALGELYRNLSYYQKSMTFHQKAEEIAEEIDNLELKVYSLNMIGVAYRRMDEVKPALDYHSKALELAHLSENPSRYLRFQIAVSQNSIGNIYLALEQYKLAITQFTQSLEIEEEMDNKLGLAINHENIGYAYEYQGFLERALEHYHTSLSYNEQINSNIGRIICYNSIGRVDIKKGNYKEAESYIEDALKLAIKANDKFYTSLSYINYGWVNLELDDFTDAEENLLKGLSMAETYNLKSYVVSAGQHLSDLYSRLGDYQNALLYYQKATETDKTINNERNLKYVNDVIVQFENEVKNREIQALASENEAVRQKLKTNNIIFWFTIFAIVIIAAILIIILRNRQLNQEKQILTLEQEMLRSQMNPHFIFNSLNSIKLYIINNEKENAVYYLNKFSKLIRKILIATTEKSIPLKDELETMQLYMNIENIRFSNHIDFKIDIDPNVNTNNIQVPSLILQPFLENALWHGLSAKKEDKKISLEIRQSDYDFVDITITDNGIGRKRSAEINQEKLLNRKSVGLSITKARLANFSKSFVHDYKLIIEDLQDENGKPIGTQVKLSIPLRPNVLKSA; encoded by the coding sequence ATGCAAATTCTTAAGTCTTATAGAAAATTAAACAAGCTTTTAACTATTGCTTTTATACTTGCTAGTTATCAGTTTGGAATAGCACAAGACCAAAAAACATCTGAAACGGAGGTAATAATTAAAAGGGTTTTGGATGAAAGACCTTCTGATGTCGGGACACTCGACACAATTTTCAGACCCATCGCTAGAGATTCAGTTGCAGTTAAAAGACTTATTGAAAAATCGCAACAAGATCAGTATCCGCTTGGCGAAGGTTATGGCTTCAATGCGCTCGGTGAACTTTATAGAAACCTATCGTATTATCAAAAATCCATGACGTTTCATCAAAAAGCAGAAGAAATTGCGGAGGAAATAGATAATTTAGAATTGAAGGTATATAGCCTTAATATGATTGGTGTGGCTTATAGGAGGATGGATGAAGTGAAGCCTGCATTAGATTACCATTCAAAGGCTTTGGAGTTAGCACATTTAAGCGAGAACCCATCTCGCTATTTGAGATTTCAAATAGCCGTTTCCCAAAATAGCATCGGTAATATCTATTTAGCACTTGAGCAATACAAATTAGCCATAACCCAATTCACTCAATCCTTAGAAATTGAGGAAGAAATGGATAACAAATTAGGCCTTGCAATAAATCATGAAAACATTGGATATGCCTATGAATATCAGGGCTTTCTAGAAAGGGCACTCGAACATTACCATACTTCTCTCTCATACAACGAACAGATTAATTCTAATATCGGTAGAATTATATGTTACAATAGTATTGGAAGGGTAGATATTAAAAAAGGAAATTACAAAGAGGCTGAATCTTATATCGAAGATGCTCTCAAACTCGCAATTAAGGCCAATGACAAATTTTACACCTCACTTAGTTACATTAACTATGGTTGGGTAAATTTAGAATTAGATGATTTCACTGATGCGGAGGAAAATTTACTTAAGGGCTTAAGTATGGCTGAAACCTATAATTTAAAATCTTATGTCGTCTCTGCCGGTCAACATTTATCAGATTTATACAGTCGATTAGGGGATTATCAAAATGCTTTGCTTTATTATCAAAAGGCAACGGAAACAGACAAGACCATCAATAATGAGCGTAATTTGAAATATGTTAATGATGTAATCGTACAATTCGAAAATGAGGTTAAAAATAGAGAGATACAAGCATTAGCATCCGAGAATGAAGCGGTACGCCAGAAGCTTAAAACCAATAATATCATATTTTGGTTTACCATATTTGCTATTGTAATTATAGCCGCCATTTTAATTATTATCCTAAGAAACCGCCAACTTAACCAAGAAAAACAGATTCTTACCTTGGAACAGGAAATGCTAAGAAGTCAAATGAATCCTCATTTCATCTTCAATTCCCTAAATTCCATAAAGCTATATATCATCAATAATGAAAAGGAAAATGCCGTATACTACCTTAATAAATTTTCCAAACTAATTAGAAAAATCTTAATCGCCACCACAGAAAAATCAATTCCATTGAAAGATGAGCTAGAAACCATGCAGCTCTATATGAATATTGAAAATATCCGGTTTTCCAATCATATCGATTTTAAAATAGATATCGACCCCAATGTGAATACGAATAACATACAGGTTCCTTCCTTAATTCTTCAACCATTTTTAGAAAATGCTCTGTGGCATGGCCTTTCCGCCAAAAAAGAGGACAAAAAAATCTCCTTGGAGATAAGACAATCAGATTATGATTTCGTAGATATAACTATTACGGATAATGGTATAGGAAGAAAACGCTCTGCCGAAATTAACCAAGAAAAGCTTCTCAATAGAAAGTCAGTTGGATTATCAATAACCAAGGCAAGGTTGGCAAATTTTTCTAAAAGTTTCGTTCACGACTATAAATTAATTATTGAAGACCTGCAAGACGAAAACGGAAAACCAATTGGGACGCAGGTTAAACTATCTATCCCATTAAGACCTAATGTCCTAAAATCAGCTTAG
- a CDS encoding DUF3109 family protein produces the protein MFQMGKTLVSEDILDKEFVCNLSACKGACCVDGDAGAPLEESETQILKDIFPMVRPYLRKEGIQSIEKQGPFVIGEDGDFETPLVNGGECAYVIFDAKGVALCAIEEAYNKGDIDWKKPVSCHLYPVRVKEYSEFSAVNYHRWPICNDACSLGKELKVPVYKFVKEALIRKFGENWYAGLEDVAKKRLEKR, from the coding sequence ATGTTTCAAATGGGAAAAACACTGGTTTCAGAAGATATTCTAGATAAGGAATTTGTCTGTAATCTTTCTGCCTGTAAAGGAGCTTGTTGTGTAGACGGTGACGCTGGGGCTCCATTAGAGGAATCTGAAACGCAGATATTAAAGGATATCTTCCCAATGGTAAGGCCTTACCTAAGAAAAGAAGGAATTCAATCAATAGAGAAACAAGGCCCTTTTGTAATTGGGGAGGATGGGGATTTTGAAACTCCCTTGGTTAATGGGGGAGAATGCGCCTATGTAATTTTCGATGCCAAAGGTGTAGCTCTTTGCGCCATTGAGGAGGCTTATAATAAGGGTGATATTGATTGGAAAAAACCTGTTTCATGTCATTTGTATCCCGTTCGTGTTAAAGAGTATTCCGAATTCTCAGCCGTTAACTACCACCGTTGGCCTATTTGTAATGATGCATGTAGTTTAGGTAAGGAATTGAAAGTTCCTGTTTACAAATTTGTAAAGGAAGCACTGATTCGGAAATTCGGTGAAAACTGGTATGCTGGATTAGAGGATGTTGCTAAAAAACGGCTTGAAAAGCGCTAA
- a CDS encoding MarC family protein, with protein sequence MNLNFKEIFTAFMVLFAVIDIIGNIPIIINLRKKVGHIQSEKASIIAGILMIIFLFLGNNILNLIGIGVNSFAVAGAFVIFFIALEMILGISIYKQDETTPMTASVFPLAFPLIAGPGSLTTLLSLRAEFSIENIIVAVILNVIIIYIVLKTSARIERLLGANGINIIHKVFGVILLAIAVKLFAFNIKELLELA encoded by the coding sequence ATGAACCTAAATTTTAAAGAAATTTTCACCGCCTTTATGGTATTGTTCGCTGTTATTGATATAATTGGCAACATCCCAATTATTATTAATCTGAGAAAAAAAGTTGGGCATATTCAGAGTGAAAAAGCGTCAATAATTGCAGGTATTTTAATGATAATATTTCTTTTCTTGGGGAATAATATTTTGAATCTAATCGGCATAGGTGTAAATTCATTTGCGGTGGCTGGTGCTTTTGTAATCTTTTTCATAGCCTTGGAAATGATTTTGGGGATTAGCATCTATAAACAAGACGAAACAACCCCAATGACGGCATCTGTATTTCCTTTAGCCTTCCCCTTGATTGCAGGACCAGGTAGTCTTACAACCCTACTTTCACTCAGAGCTGAATTCAGCATTGAAAATATTATCGTTGCGGTTATTTTGAACGTTATAATTATCTATATCGTGCTCAAGACCTCAGCTCGGATCGAACGTTTATTAGGCGCAAACGGTATAAATATTATTCACAAGGTATTTGGCGTAATATTACTTGCAATTGCTGTTAAATTATTTGCCTTTAACATTAAGGAACTATTAGAATTGGCATAA
- a CDS encoding FAD-dependent oxidoreductase, with protein sequence MVFDAMIIGGGASGMSCALILGSAGNKEFAKGKKIALMAHQRASHLDSALFNNVLGFEPGTLGKDILKSGLQQIRNLYPQIEIIEKERVITISKNEDGSFTLISNKDTYTTKIVVVAVGYAQPFTIDGLEIYLGPHPRAKSEKNRVWLKNNDHLVTEGLYVAGTLAGWRSQYAMACGSGAHVATDILTLWNQGQHVKIHDKT encoded by the coding sequence ATGGTATTCGATGCCATGATTATCGGTGGTGGAGCCTCTGGAATGAGCTGTGCCCTTATTTTAGGTTCAGCTGGTAATAAGGAATTTGCCAAAGGCAAAAAGATTGCCCTCATGGCCCACCAACGAGCTTCTCATTTAGATAGTGCTTTGTTTAATAATGTACTTGGATTTGAACCCGGAACTTTAGGGAAGGACATTTTAAAATCTGGTTTGCAACAAATTCGAAACCTATATCCACAAATTGAAATTATTGAAAAAGAAAGGGTAATTACAATTTCCAAAAATGAAGATGGATCTTTTACGCTAATTTCCAACAAGGATACCTATACCACAAAAATTGTAGTTGTGGCGGTGGGCTATGCTCAACCATTTACTATTGATGGCCTTGAAATTTACTTAGGCCCACACCCTAGAGCAAAGTCCGAAAAAAACCGTGTTTGGTTGAAAAACAATGATCACTTAGTTACAGAAGGTCTCTATGTAGCAGGTACTTTAGCAGGGTGGCGAAGCCAATATGCTATGGCATGTGGCAGTGGAGCCCATGTTGCCACTGATATACTTACCCTTTGGAACCAAGGGCAACATGTAAAAATTCACGATAAAACTTAG
- a CDS encoding S41 family peptidase, translating to MALKKKYIPLLTGVAIATGVFIGGKLNYADRSDRLFSSNSNKDKLNRLIDYIDYEYVDDVNTDSIVDVTVNGILENLDPHSTYIPKEDLARVTENMKGDFIGIGINFYPYHDSIAVIRPVDGGPSEKAGILGGDRILMADNDTIYGKKWSSSDVVNKLKGEKNSVVNLVVYRPSEKRYIDVSIKRTNIPIKSVDAAYMLTDKLGYIKINRFAESTYKEFKKALGKLQDQGATKLALDLRDNPGGFVGVAEQIADEFLEDHKLILFTKNKHGNIDKTYATQYGDFEEGEVYVLINEGSASASEIIAGALQDNDKGTIVGRRSYGKGLVQREMALGDGSAVRLTVSRYYTPTGRSIQRPYENGHSEDYYEDYYKRLGNGELSNAENIEVADSLKFVTPMGKVVYGGGGIIPDIFVPLDSSRQNETINYIRRRGYINYFVFEELDKDRSVYSGVNEDDFLNHYRVSDDIVLRFQDYINKRERTNITFVAYHEEMRQLIKAALARQLYGDDAAERLLNEDDLMIEEVITLSQSFNK from the coding sequence ATGGCATTGAAGAAAAAATACATCCCTCTACTTACTGGCGTTGCAATTGCGACCGGAGTGTTTATTGGTGGAAAACTCAATTATGCGGATCGTTCTGATCGGCTTTTTTCATCCAATAGCAACAAGGATAAATTGAATCGCCTTATAGATTACATTGACTATGAATATGTTGATGATGTTAATACAGATAGTATTGTGGACGTCACCGTTAATGGTATTCTTGAAAATTTAGACCCCCATTCTACTTACATACCTAAAGAAGATTTAGCTCGGGTAACTGAGAACATGAAAGGAGATTTTATTGGTATAGGAATCAATTTTTATCCGTATCATGATTCAATCGCGGTAATTCGGCCAGTTGATGGCGGACCAAGTGAAAAGGCTGGCATTCTAGGTGGAGATCGCATCCTCATGGCAGACAATGATACTATTTATGGGAAAAAGTGGTCTAGCTCTGACGTGGTAAACAAATTGAAAGGAGAAAAGAATTCGGTTGTAAATCTAGTAGTCTACCGACCCTCAGAAAAAAGATATATAGACGTTTCAATAAAACGGACTAATATCCCTATTAAAAGTGTGGATGCCGCTTACATGTTAACAGATAAGTTGGGTTATATAAAAATTAATCGGTTTGCGGAATCTACTTATAAAGAATTCAAAAAAGCTTTGGGGAAATTACAGGATCAAGGCGCTACGAAACTAGCATTAGATTTAAGAGATAATCCTGGTGGTTTTGTTGGTGTTGCTGAACAAATTGCGGACGAATTTCTTGAAGACCATAAGTTGATTTTGTTCACCAAAAATAAGCATGGAAATATCGACAAAACTTATGCAACCCAATATGGTGATTTTGAGGAGGGAGAGGTATATGTTTTGATTAATGAAGGTTCCGCTTCTGCCAGTGAAATTATTGCAGGCGCATTACAAGATAATGATAAAGGAACTATTGTAGGAAGAAGATCTTATGGAAAAGGATTAGTACAACGCGAAATGGCTCTTGGTGATGGCAGTGCAGTTAGGTTGACAGTATCAAGGTATTATACGCCGACAGGTAGGTCCATTCAACGGCCTTATGAAAATGGCCATAGCGAAGATTATTACGAAGATTATTATAAGCGCTTAGGGAATGGTGAATTGAGTAATGCTGAAAATATTGAAGTTGCGGATTCTCTCAAATTTGTAACTCCAATGGGAAAAGTTGTTTATGGAGGCGGAGGTATTATACCAGATATATTTGTACCGCTAGATTCTTCTAGGCAAAATGAAACCATTAATTATATTAGAAGAAGAGGTTATATCAATTATTTTGTTTTTGAAGAATTAGATAAAGACCGAAGTGTGTATAGTGGAGTTAACGAGGATGATTTTTTGAATCACTATAGAGTAAGTGACGATATCGTTTTACGATTCCAGGATTATATCAATAAACGGGAACGTACCAATATTACGTTTGTGGCATACCATGAGGAAATGCGGCAATTGATTAAAGCTGCATTAGCACGCCAGCTCTATGGTGATGATGCAGCAGAAAGGCTTTTAAATGAAGACGATTTAATGATTGAGGAGGTAATTACTCTTAGCCAAAGCTTCAATAAATAA
- a CDS encoding deoxycytidylate deaminase, with product MTYEKQLRYDKAYLRIAREWGKLSHCKRKQVGALIVKDRMIISDGYNGTPTGFENYCEDEEGYTKWYVLHAEANAILKVASSTQSCKGATLYITLSPCKECSKLIHQAGVVRVVYQQGYKDDSGLKFLKKAGIELKLIEDLDE from the coding sequence ATGACATATGAGAAGCAGCTGCGATACGACAAGGCTTATCTAAGAATTGCCCGAGAGTGGGGAAAATTGTCGCATTGCAAACGCAAACAAGTCGGCGCACTTATTGTAAAGGATAGGATGATCATTTCCGATGGTTACAATGGTACACCTACAGGTTTTGAAAACTATTGTGAAGATGAGGAAGGATACACTAAATGGTATGTCCTTCATGCAGAGGCCAACGCTATATTGAAAGTGGCATCATCAACGCAATCGTGTAAGGGAGCTACATTATACATAACTTTATCTCCCTGTAAGGAATGTAGTAAGCTTATCCATCAGGCAGGAGTTGTGAGGGTAGTTTACCAACAGGGATATAAAGATGATTCCGGCCTAAAATTTTTGAAAAAGGCGGGTATAGAATTGAAATTGATAGAAGACCTCGATGAATAA
- a CDS encoding HupE/UreJ family protein, protein MMEDIWSHVQKGIFHVLNLEAYDHILFLIVLTVPFLFNKWKRVLALISLFSLGHGISLALATYGIVKVNQSLVEFLIGMTILVVALYNVFTSGKKPESERIGISLIASIFFGIVHGFGFVGLFNGLNNGKHHKLIGVLEHVIGIELGQLILAFIILFISFLCQTIFRFSKRDWVLVWSSIVIGLLLPMLLSSNYL, encoded by the coding sequence ATGATGGAAGACATTTGGTCTCATGTACAGAAGGGCATTTTTCACGTGCTCAACCTAGAAGCCTACGACCACATACTGTTCTTGATTGTACTTACCGTCCCCTTTCTATTCAATAAATGGAAAAGAGTCTTAGCTCTTATTAGTTTATTTTCTTTGGGACATGGAATTTCTTTGGCGTTGGCTACCTATGGTATCGTTAAAGTCAATCAAAGCTTGGTGGAATTCCTAATTGGCATGACAATATTGGTAGTGGCACTTTATAATGTCTTTACATCGGGTAAAAAACCCGAAAGTGAACGCATCGGTATCAGCTTAATTGCATCAATATTTTTTGGAATCGTACATGGGTTTGGCTTTGTAGGCCTATTTAATGGCTTGAATAATGGCAAACACCACAAGTTAATAGGTGTATTAGAGCATGTAATTGGAATAGAATTGGGGCAACTTATTTTGGCTTTCATTATATTATTCATCAGCTTTCTCTGTCAAACGATATTTAGATTTTCTAAAAGAGATTGGGTTTTAGTATGGTCATCGATTGTGATAGGTTTGCTTTTGCCTATGCTTTTAAGCAGTAATTATCTGTAA